A window of Metabacillus sp. B2-18 contains these coding sequences:
- the ribE gene encoding riboflavin synthase, with protein MFTGIIEEIGTVLSVKSSKDAIVFSIGAKNILHDVALGDSIAVNGVCLTITEYTDQAFSVDVMPETVRSTSLAQLKQGSAVNLERAMAANGRFGGHFVSGHVDGIAKIVKKQQVSNAVYYELQLPEELTDTLIHKGSITIDGISLTIFGLEKDKVVISIIPHTLQETILGSKGVGDIVNIECDMIGKYIKKFVTQQTAQTNSSISQSFLKENGFA; from the coding sequence ATGTTTACTGGAATCATTGAAGAAATTGGAACAGTTTTAAGTGTGAAAAGTTCTAAAGATGCGATTGTTTTTTCAATAGGAGCAAAGAACATTTTACACGATGTAGCATTAGGAGATAGCATTGCTGTTAATGGTGTGTGTTTAACAATAACAGAGTATACAGATCAAGCTTTTTCTGTTGACGTTATGCCTGAAACCGTGAGAAGCACTTCTTTAGCGCAACTAAAACAAGGTTCAGCAGTTAACTTAGAAAGAGCGATGGCAGCAAATGGACGTTTTGGAGGTCATTTTGTTTCCGGACATGTTGATGGAATAGCGAAAATTGTGAAAAAACAACAAGTATCTAATGCTGTTTATTATGAACTTCAATTACCGGAAGAACTTACAGATACATTGATACATAAGGGATCAATCACAATTGATGGAATTAGTTTAACAATCTTTGGATTAGAAAAAGACAAGGTCGTTATTTCAATTATTCCACACACTTTACAAGAAACGATTCTCGGTTCTAAAGGTGTAGGGGATATTGTGAACATTGAATGTGATATGATTGGGAAATATATAAAGAAATTCGTTACTCAGCAAACAGCCCAAACAAATTCTTCAATAAGCCAATCATTTTTAAAAGAAAATGGATTTGCATAG